The sequence ACTGGAGGCAGAACGTGAAGAACAGACTGCCCGCGGTGAGACACCTCATTACTCAGGCAAACATCGTAATTTGACAGAGGAACAGCGAGTGGCTTTTGAAGAAGAAGGTCGAGTGGCGAGCATTCGTTTCCTAGTACCAGAGGACCGTACGTTTACCTTCGATGATATCGTAAAGGGCAGTATTTCTTTTACTACCAAAGATATGGGCGATTTTGTTATTGTGAAGAAGGATGGGATTCCGACTTATAACTTTGCGGTAGCTGTCGATGATCATCTAATGGATATTACACATGTATTGCGTGGAGAAGATCATATTTCCAATACACCACGTCAGTTGATGATTTATGAGGCTCTTGACTGGACACCACCTTTATTTGGCCATATGACGCTCATTGTTGGGGATAACCATAAGAAGCTTAGCAAGCGTGATGAATCCGTTATTCAATTTATTGAGCAATATGACGATTTGGGGTATTTACCGGAGGCTATGCTTAATTTCATTTCTCTGCTCGGCTGGTCTCCTGAGGGAGAAGAGGAAATATTCAGCAAGGAAGAACTTATCTCTATTTTCACAGCTGACCGGTTATCCAAGAGCCCTGCTGTGTTTGATAAGAATAAACTGGCACATCTGAATAATCACTATATTAAACTTGCTGATCCAAAGCGTATCACTGCCTTGGCTATACCACATTTGCAGCAAGCGGGAAGATTGCCAACAGAATTGAGTGAAGAACAGCAGGCGTGGACAGAAAGCCTAGTTGCCTTGTATCAAGAACAAATGACGTCAGCTTCTGACATCGTGGAATTATCTGAGTTGTTCTTCCGCAGTCATCTTGAGATGGAGTCAGAAGGCTCCTTGGTTCTGGCCGAAAGCTCCGTATCTGTGGTTCTATCCGCATTTCTTGCCAAGGTTGAAGCTTGCGAAGAGTTCA comes from Paenibacillus sp. 19GGS1-52 and encodes:
- the gltX gene encoding glutamate--tRNA ligase — encoded protein: MADEVRVRYAPSPTGHLHIGNARTALFNYLFARNLGGKFIIRIEDTDVKRNVAGGEESQLKYLKWLGMDWDESVDVGGEYGPYRQTERLDLYRIYWQDLLDRGLAYRCYCTEEELEAEREEQTARGETPHYSGKHRNLTEEQRVAFEEEGRVASIRFLVPEDRTFTFDDIVKGSISFTTKDMGDFVIVKKDGIPTYNFAVAVDDHLMDITHVLRGEDHISNTPRQLMIYEALDWTPPLFGHMTLIVGDNHKKLSKRDESVIQFIEQYDDLGYLPEAMLNFISLLGWSPEGEEEIFSKEELISIFTADRLSKSPAVFDKNKLAHLNNHYIKLADPKRITALAIPHLQQAGRLPTELSEEQQAWTESLVALYQEQMTSASDIVELSELFFRSHLEMESEGSLVLAESSVSVVLSAFLAKVEACEEFTASNMAVLIKEVQKETGHKGKALFMPIRVALTGQTHGRDLNATIALLGRNRVIERLKSQIKGA